One stretch of Zerene cesonia ecotype Mississippi chromosome 20, Zerene_cesonia_1.1, whole genome shotgun sequence DNA includes these proteins:
- the LOC119835250 gene encoding pre-piRNA 3'-exonuclease trimmer-like — protein MEITRKNFLGELENIRKNIKRSSFIGFDAEFTAILAGENFKHRLFDTNEERYDKIKNLVGKMLMTQVGLTMFQYERDLDSYEAVGYTFHLCPQVFADVDQSFIFQASTLKFLCKHNFDFNKFTYEGLPYLSKAEEEKIRQQLKEKQLFSNLARTLEMDDEKQLQHHCSEVSKWLTNSNEGTMYLDVQDPILRYMVHNELRMHFADILTTDSLGNSNKVLIYRDKYVEGANSAPRQILEDNLMNYLLGFSQIIDMLETYKKPIVGHNLFLDTILLHSQFIGPMPDKYTTFKKNIHSLFPLIFDTKFISHEMGKKLSFDEVWKSNALQDLYEFFSEGKCKKLENGVNFIRLTTPFNVKQSYHEAGWDSFCSGYCFIRLGHWAACELIGKYRPVGPTEKLSALSPYCNKINIIRGAMLYMNLVDNDPPKHRPNLLHIKSIKESAINVGKVASSLASFGSVDVKLYGRGTALVAANSQYTVDKILKQFKNSRDYAITPYSAIRHSAAGRMALWSGAILTTSIVLFFLHKNVNK, from the exons ATGGAAATAACTAGAAAAAATTTCCTTGGTGAACTGGAAAACATACGGAAAAACATCAAGCGTTCTAGCTTTATAGGATTTGATGCCGAATTTACTGCAATATTGGCTGGAGAAAATTTCAAACacag gCTGTTTGACACCAACGAAGAAaggtatgataaaataaaaaatctggtTGGTAAAATGCTGATGACACAGGTCGGCTTAACCATGTTTCAATATGAGCGAGACCTAGACAGCTATGAAGCAGTGGGTTACACATTTCATTTATGCCCACAAGTGTTTGCTGATGTGGACCAATCCTTCATATTCCAAGCCTCaactttgaaatttctttgtaagcacaattttgattttaataag TTTACGTACGAAGGACTTCCATACTTAAGTAAAGCTGaggaagaaaaaataagacaGCAGTTGAAAGAAAAACAGTTGTTTAGTAACTTGGCCCGTACATTAGAAATGGATGATGAAAAACAATTGCAGCATCACTGCTCTGAAGTATCAAA ATGGTTGACAAATAGTAATGAAGGCACAATGTACTTGGATGTACAAGATCCAATTCTTAGGTATATGGTACACAATGAGCTAAGGATGCATTTTGCTGATATTCTAACAACCGATAGCTTAGGTAATAGTAATAAG gtTCTCATATACAGAGATAAGTATGTAGAGGGAGCAAACAGTGCTCCAAGGCAAATACTTGAAGATAACCTAATGAATTACCTTCTAGGATTTTCACAAATTATAGACATGTTGGAGACCTATAAAAAGCCCATTGTAGgtcataatttgtttttagacACCATTCTTCTGCACAGTCAGTTTATAGGTCCAATGCCagataaatatacaacatttaaaaaaaatattcactcaTTATTTCCGTTGatttttgatacaaaattcATATCTCATGAAATGGGTAAAAAACTGTCATTTGACGAAGTTTGGAAATCAAATGCACTGCAAGA CTTGTATGAATTCTTTTCTGAAGGAAAATGCAAGAAGCTAGAAAACGGAGTTAACTTTATTAGGCTGACTACGCCATTTAATGTGAAGCAGAGTTACCATGAGGCAGGCTGGGACTCCTTTTGCTCAG GTTATTGTTTCATACGTTTGGGCCACTGGGCGGCCTGTGAACTGATCGGAAAGTACCGACCGGTCGGACCCACGGAGAAATTGTCCGCTTTGTCGccatattgcaataaaattaatatcattcgAGGAGCTATGCTCTATAtg AATCTAGTCGACAACGACCCGCCAAAGCATCGGCCAAACCTGCTccatataaaatctataaaggAGAGCGCTATAAACGTCGGAAAG GTGGCGTCATCGCTGGCGAGTTTTGGCTCCGTGGACGTTAAACTTTACGGTAGGGGGACTGCACTAGTGGCGGCTAACTCGCAATAcac tgtagataaaatattgaagCAATTCAAAAACAGCCGAGACTACGCAATAACTCCGTACAGCGCGATCAGACACTCGGCCGCGGGGCGCATGGCTTTATG GAGTGGTGCGATCTTAACAACgagtattgttttattctttctacacaaaaatgttaacaaaTGA